The nucleotide sequence CGGCTCGACGAAGAAGACATCGATCTCGACGGTCAGTTGAACATCCCCAACGCAGCGATCGACCAGGAGCAGTACAAGCGCTTCGTGGTCGACCTCGCCGATACGAAAAACTGGACGCGCGTGGGCAAGTGCTACCAGCAGCAGGATTCGACGGTGAACGGCGTGGTGAGCGACTCGTTGTGCTGGGTGCAGGTGCGCATCAACTGGCGAGCGCCGGCTGAAGAGCAGAACAATCCGAACGATCGGCGCGTGCGCGCGTTGCGACTCACGATGGTGTCGAGCGCGGAGTCGGCCGATGATGCCTTCGTGCGCGTGGCGCTCACGCGGCTGAAGCTGGTGGGCGCGCCGTGGCTCAAGCGCGGTGCAGAGCCGTTGTCGGGTATGGCGGGCGACTCGGCCGGCGTGGTGGGTGGCTACGTGATTGCCAGTGTAATCGGGACGCTCGATTCCACCTCGCTGGTGCCGTATACACCGCCGCCAGGCGTGGTCGAGGCACCGGAGAACAGACAGTCCGGCTACGAGAACAACCGACTTCAGGTCAACGAGCGCGCGCTCCGGCTGCAGGCGGGTATTCCCGGCCGTCAGTTCCGCGCGTTCGATCGCGCCGAAGCGTTCTTCCGATTCCAGGAGGGTACCAAGACCTTCATGGGCTACAAGACGCTGCGCTTGTGGATGCGCGGCCGTGGCAACGGCTGGGGCCAGAGCGGCGAGTTGAACGGCTACGTGAAAATCGGCCGAGACGAAAACAACTTCTACATGTATCGCACGCCGGTGAACGCCGGCGCGGGTCTCAGTGCGTGGGAGCCCGAAGTCCGCGTGGACCTACAGAAATTCCAGATCCTGCGCGCGCAGCTCGAGAACAACTTCCTGAAGGGCTCCACCGATTCGGTCTCCTGTTCCGGCGCTGACCTCGAGTTGATCCGTCGCTCTGGCTTACCGCGTGGCGTGGCCGTGCGTCGTTATGCCGTCTGTCAGGATGGTTATATCGTGTACAGCGCCGATCCCACCGTCACGCCGCCCAACTTGGCCGGCGTGCAGGAAATGGCGGTCGGACTGGTGCGCGTGGACAGTGTGCCGCGCGGCGGCACGGGCATTATGAGCAACGACACGCTCGAACTGTGGATCAACGACATTCGTCTCACTGATGTCGTGGATGACATCGGATTCGCCGGCGAGCTCGGTCTTGCCGTGAACGCTGGTGATCTCGCTGACTTCCGCATGAACCTCAGTCGTCGCGATCCGAACTTCCGGCAGCTCAATGAAACGCCCTCGTTCCTTACCACGAGTGGCGTCAGCGTGGGCACCACGCTGCACCTCGAGCGCATGTTGCCCTCGCGACTCGGCATCGTGATGCCCTTCAGCGTCGACTACGCCGGCTCCGGCGTCAATCAGCTGTTCATCAATCGCACCGACGTGCGGGCCAGTGGCATCGAAGGATTGCGCAATCCGAGCGATCGGCGCGTGAACTACTCGTTGGCGCTGCGACGGGCGACGCCGATGGGCGGTGGGTGGTATGCACCGCTGGTGAACGGACTCGCGCTCAACGGCACGTGGTCGAACGCCGCGTCACAGAGCGCGTTCCAGAAGGCCACGAACAGCGCGTACGCGCTCGGTGCGTCACTGAATCTCTCCGATGACCGCCGCGAGTCGAAGCTGCCGCGCGTGGTCGATGTGCTCTTCGGCATTTTGCCGCGCGGGCTCCGTGAAAGCGATGCGATTCGCAACTTCCGTGGACAGCGGTTCCGGTGGTCGCCGACCGCGTTGCGCCTGTCGAGCTCCATGGCGCGCCAGGCCAATTCGAGTACGTCGTTCACGAAGGCGGCTGAGTCGCCGACGGATACGGGGCAGGTCGCGAGCGGACTCACGCATTTCTGGCAGAACAGCGGTACGCTGGAGTTCCGTCCGTCGGCCGGTCTCACGGCCTCCATGAACGCGCGTCAGCTGCTCGATCTGCGCGACTACCGCACCACGTCGGTATTGCCGGACAGCACCGACCGTGGACAGGCGGCGGCCGCCGAGCGGTTGCAGGTGCTGGGTACGACGCTCGGACTCGAGCGTGAACGGTCGCTCACCTCCGCGATCCTGTTTCAGCCCACGCTCGCCGTGTGGCTGCGGCCGCGCCTCGACTTCAACTCCTCGTTCAACCTGAACAAGGATCCGAACGCCCGCGCGCTGCTGCGTGAACAGGACTCCACGGGCGCGTATCGATTGCCCAAGCGACTCGGTGCCGCGCAGACCTTGAGCACCGGGACCACGTTCGACTTCGGTCGCCTGATCACCATGCGCACGAAGGAGAAGACGCTGGTGAATCGTCTAGGGCGAATCTTCGCGCCCATCGATGTGTCCTGGCAGCAGAGTCTCACGTCGAACTATGACAATACCGCCTTCATTCCCGGGTGGGGCTATCAGCTGGGATTGGGCGGCATTCAATCGTTCCGTGGACTCGATACGCGGTTGGCCACCACGGCCGGTCGCTTACGTCGCGCCACGGCGACGGGCTCGCTGAATCTGCCCTTTTCGCTCACCGTGCAGTCGCGGGTCGAGAACGGCACGACCGAAACGTGGACGCGGCGTACCTTCGACGGTTTCCAGGCCGTCATCACCAGTACGCAGCTGGTAAAGCCCGACTATTCCGTGCGCTGGAGCTGGCGGCCGGTACGACTGCGGAAAGTGATCACGATGTTGAATGTGAACGGGCGCTATCTCGTGAGCGAGCAGGAAACGACCATCCCCAACGAAACCGGTGGCTTGGCCGATCGTAGTCGCACCACGGCCCGCAGTCAGCCGCTATCGGGCGCGATCACCTGGGCGTTCCTGGGCGGACTCACCACCAACGCATCGCTCGATCGCACGCACCGCGAAGATAGTCGCCCCGGCTCGCTCACCAACGGCGACACGCGACGCGTGTCCTTCGATGTGGCTCGGCGCTTCAAGGTGCCGAAGCGGTTTACGACACGGAACGCGACCGTGCGCACGTCGCTGTCGTACCAGAGCGAAGAGTCGCAGTCGATCGTGCAGGGGTCGTCGTCCACCAACGCCGCAGGTGAGGTGGTCACGATTCCGCCCTCGGTGCTCACCGACAACGGCCGACGCGCGTTCAACTTCAACGCCGACACGGATCTGTCTGAACTGCTCACCTTCAGCCTCACCGGATCGCGGGTCGTGAACTTCGACCGCAATTTCAACCGGCAGACGTCGAATCTGATCTTCAGCGCGGTGCTGCAGCTCCGCTTCTTCGCGGGCGATCTGAAGTAACTCCGGCGTTCCGGCGCGTGATATAGATGATATCGGCGTCGCGCGGGTTACCACCGCGGCGCCGACGGTCACTACCGTGGCACCATGCCCACGCCCGCGGAACGTCAGGCGCTCCTGTTTCTCGCGGCCGTCGCCGTGATCGGCGGCGGCGCGCGGGCGGTGAGTACCCGCCAACTGGCTCGCGACGTCGCCGAGGCAGAGCAGGGGCCGGCCCCCAGCGCCGATCTCGCCACGCGTGCCCTCGATGCCCAGATCGCCGCGGTCGACTCCGCCCGTCGCACGAGCAGCTCGCAGAAGCCGACGTCGCGAACGGGATCAAGGCGGAAGGTGAAGCGGTCGACACTGGAAAGCGGACAACGGCCGGATCCAGTGCTGGCGATCGACGTCAACGAGGCGTCGGCCGAAGAGCTGGAGCGGCTGCCACGAGTGGGCCCTGCGCTCGCCGCCCGCATCGTGGCGTGGCGCGAGAAGAACGGTCCGTTCGAGTCTTTGGAAAGCCTCCGTCACGTGCGTGGCATCGGGCCGGCGACGGCACGGCTGCTCGCACCTCTGGTGACGTTTTCCGGGCGGCACAGTCCATCCCAAAGTGAGGCACCTGCCTCGCCAGCCCCCCGCGCCTCGTACGTGCTTTAGCCGAAATCAGTACACATGGCTGCTCCTGCTGCACCACTCTCCGGTCGAGCCACCGAACGGCTCGGCGATCTCCTCGTGAAAGAGGGGCTACTGACGCGTGAACAGCTGGCCAAGGCGCTGCAGGAGCAGTCCAATACGCCCGGCCAACGTATCGGGCTGACCGTCGTCAAGATGGGCATGGTGCCGGAAACGGAAGTCGTGCGTATGCTCGCCCGACAGTACCGCATGCCGGCCGTCGACCTATCGCGCTTCGAGGTGGATACCCGCCTGTTGAAGCTGATCCCGGCCGAGTTGGCGTCGAAGCACACGGTGCTGCCGCTCAAGCGCGACGGACGACAGCTGACGGTGGCCATCGCCGATCCGACCGCCATGTCGGTGATCGACGATCTCAAGTTCATCACGCGCTACGATATCGTTCCCGTGCTGGCGGGCGAGTATTCGATGCGTGCGGCGATCGAGAAGCACTACGAAGCGAATGAAGTCCACATGCAGACGCTGCTGCAGGACATCGCGGCGGCTGAGGAAGACGATGTCGAAGTCCTTGAGGCCCAGGAAGACGCCCAGGACGCCAGTGTGTTGGCGGCGCAGGTTGATGAAGCACCCGTCGTCAAGCTCATCAACGCCATCCTCGTCGATGCCGTGCACAAGGGCGCCTCGGACATCCACTTCGAGTGCTTCGAACACGAACTGCGGGTGCGCTATCGCATTGACGGCGCGCTGGCCGAAGTGATGAAGCCGCCCCTGAAAATGCGCGCGGCGCTGATCTCGCGTTTCAAGATCATGGCCTCGCTGAACATCGCCGAGCGTCGCGTGCCGCAGGACGGCCGTATCAAACTGAAGGTGGGCAAGAAGGTCATCGACTTCCGCGTCAGCGTGCTGCCCACGCTGTTCGGCGAGAAGGTCGTGCTGCGAATTCTCGACAAGGGCAACCTCACGCTCGATCTCGAGAAGTTCGGTATCGAGCCGCGCGCCGAACGCGAGCTGATGGAAGCCATCTCGAATCCGTACGGTATGGTGCTGGTCACGGGCCCCACCGGCTCCGGCAAGACGACCACGCTGTACTCGGCGTTGTCGAAGATCAACAACGGCGACACGAACATCATGACCGCCGAGGATCCCGTCGAGTACAACCTCTTCGGTATCAATCAGGTGCAGGTCCGCACCGAGATCGGCATGACCTTCGCGGCCGCGCTGAAGGCATTCCTGCGGCAGGACCCGAACGTCATCATGGTCGGCGAAATCCGAGACCTGGAAACGGGCGGCATCGCCATCAAGGCCGCGCTCACCGGCCACATGGTCATGAGCACGCTGCACACGAACTCCGCGCCCGAAACGATCACACGATTGCTGGACATGGGTCTTGAGCCGTTCAACGTGGCCTCGGCGCTCAACCTGATTTTGGCGCAGCGACTTGTGCGCCGCGTCTGCAGCAAGTGCAAGGTGAAGTACGAGCCGGATGCGGCGGAGTTCGCCGGCGCCAAGGTGAAGGCTACGACGACCATGCGCGAGCTCAAGTTCACCGATGAAGCGCTCGACAATGCCAAGTCTCGCGCCACGCCGGAAGCGGTGCCGTTCCTGACGAACCTGTCGCTCGACACCACGATCGGCGAACTGCCCTACTTCAAGGGGCACGGCTGCGACGCCTGCGGCGGTACGGGGCTCAAGGGCCGTCAGGGTCTGTATGAAGTGATGTTCCTGACCCAGACGCTCAAGAAGCTGGTGATGCAGAACGCGGACGTGCAGGTCCTGCGCAACGCCGCGATCGATGAGGGCATGCTGTCGCTCCGCATGGACGGCTGGCTCAAGGTGCTCAAAGGCGTGACCACGCTCGATCAGGTCATCCGTGAAACAGCAAGTTGAGTTGGTGTGACGGTGGGGTTTCCTCTTGCCGTAACGCTCGTCCACATCCGGGACGCCAGTTGACGCCCCGTTCACGACTGCCCGCGCGATGACCGCTCCCGCTCAGACACCCGTATCCCTGCGCACCCTGCTCGATGAAATGATCGAGCGGGATGCCTCCGATCTGCACATTTCGGCCGGTGACCGGCCGAAGCTGCGGGTTGATGGCGATATCGTGAACTCCAGCATCGAACATGTGCTCACGCCCCGGGACACGCTGCAGCTGGCGTACTCGGTACTTACGGAAAACCAGAAGAAGCGATTCGAAATGGAGGACGAGCTCGACTTCTCGTTCGGCATCGCGAATCTCTCCCGATTCCGCGGCAACGTGTTCAAGCAGCGCGGCTGCGTGAGCATGGTGATTCGTTGCATTCCGTTTCACATCAAGACGTTCAACGATCTCAATCTCCCGCCGGTGATTGCCGGCTTCGCCGACCGTCCGCGTGGCCTCGTGCTCGTGACGGGCCCCACCGGCTCCGGCAAGAGCACCACGCTCGCAGCGATGATCGACAAGATCAACACCGAGCGTCGCGGGCACATCATCACCGTCGAAGATCCGATCGAATTCATTCATCGGCATCGCAACTGCATTATCAATCAGCGCGAAGTCGGCGCCGACACCAAGAGTTTTGCGTCGGCCCTCAAGTACGCGCTTCGTGAAGATCCCGATGTCATTCTGATCGGCGAAATGCGCGACCTGGAAACGATTCAGGCTGCGCTCACCATCGCGGAAACGGGCCACTTGGTGTTCGCCACCTTGCACACCAACAGTG is from Gemmatimonas sp. and encodes:
- a CDS encoding helix-hairpin-helix domain-containing protein; protein product: MPTPAERQALLFLAAVAVIGGGARAVSTRQLARDVAEAEQGPAPSADLATRALDAQIAAVDSARRTSSSQKPTSRTGSRRKVKRSTLESGQRPDPVLAIDVNEASAEELERLPRVGPALAARIVAWREKNGPFESLESLRHVRGIGPATARLLAPLVTFSGRHSPSQSEAPASPAPRASYVL
- the sprA gene encoding cell surface protein SprA, which produces MAGSMALPMALLPAVSLIALPLAAQQVAPRPAPLPPGARLAADTLRLRVPSILGPLGVATALRPDPARVADRAVAIARRRYEERILARWGQTVVRGLAAPVPAAVAVRSDSGPTPGALVPLVPQRRVGADAATQLATDLLGDIGDLGIALQSRLESKVQRSRNERCTTAQLTILGNNCFGIFQPAFDFQFNVRTGGVVADRVYVNVDYDSQREFDASNNISVRYQGKSDEALQTLEVGNVTFQPPASRFLTSGIPSGNYGIQATGQIGPMRFTSIVAQQKGNVSKDNVFTIGERSQQQVDRVIEDIQVETRRFFFTVDPRLLGGYPNIDLLNRQQMQQLAASLPDSVRPARLYVYRQLIGAANQNPRGPQFSVRGARNPSRQIYELLRENVHYYVDPSQLWIALVRPLNPNNERLVVAYEVNINGAPGRNVNTGGTPDIEFTAEPQYANLLWEPELQPTNSAYFLRELKSVYRLGGEDLQRQTIKLKLVTGTSGDQEKPIDPSRGETYLQLFGLSQATNSAAFDVENRVWPRPNDPNTLASFAGGNGQQKLIRDYFVFYPSLQPFARGGLAQPLANPANDTLYRYPNEYLYSAQRPQAIYRMVASYLSEGGGSTQSIKLSTIQVRPNSERVSLDGRLLTKSTDYEIDYDLGMITFNRPDTLFATPRQVSVRYEENPLFAAAPTTILGFASQFPLENGQLAFTAISQSQRSGFNRPPLGFEPVGSLVAGVTGNLAWDAPLLTRALGKLPFKQSTTLSRVSVQGEFAMSKPQPNAAGQAYIESFEGEGAIPGISLSEGAWYYSSRPSLGNTLATRFGSSTFSVNRAATMAFQNNGVDVAGNFIQFNIQQIDPSVRIVGSGVQSPEQLFWMTLYPLKTGGIFDFEPGTAKRRFAWTVGDNSLVGNTPSGRRWRSLRTVINPSGADLSRTENIEFFALVQSEQSKVKRNPTLVFDFGEISENSVAFAPETLIVNSPVRPGLPADSTYKGKRLVGFDRFDSERDPFSRAFNAAENDKGLPGDVADTIVVVNRTGPTPVISTQNKVAICTQAVQIVQVLGDSRANCGARNNRLDEEDIDLDGQLNIPNAAIDQEQYKRFVVDLADTKNWTRVGKCYQQQDSTVNGVVSDSLCWVQVRINWRAPAEEQNNPNDRRVRALRLTMVSSAESADDAFVRVALTRLKLVGAPWLKRGAEPLSGMAGDSAGVVGGYVIASVIGTLDSTSLVPYTPPPGVVEAPENRQSGYENNRLQVNERALRLQAGIPGRQFRAFDRAEAFFRFQEGTKTFMGYKTLRLWMRGRGNGWGQSGELNGYVKIGRDENNFYMYRTPVNAGAGLSAWEPEVRVDLQKFQILRAQLENNFLKGSTDSVSCSGADLELIRRSGLPRGVAVRRYAVCQDGYIVYSADPTVTPPNLAGVQEMAVGLVRVDSVPRGGTGIMSNDTLELWINDIRLTDVVDDIGFAGELGLAVNAGDLADFRMNLSRRDPNFRQLNETPSFLTTSGVSVGTTLHLERMLPSRLGIVMPFSVDYAGSGVNQLFINRTDVRASGIEGLRNPSDRRVNYSLALRRATPMGGGWYAPLVNGLALNGTWSNAASQSAFQKATNSAYALGASLNLSDDRRESKLPRVVDVLFGILPRGLRESDAIRNFRGQRFRWSPTALRLSSSMARQANSSTSFTKAAESPTDTGQVASGLTHFWQNSGTLEFRPSAGLTASMNARQLLDLRDYRTTSVLPDSTDRGQAAAAERLQVLGTTLGLERERSLTSAILFQPTLAVWLRPRLDFNSSFNLNKDPNARALLREQDSTGAYRLPKRLGAAQTLSTGTTFDFGRLITMRTKEKTLVNRLGRIFAPIDVSWQQSLTSNYDNTAFIPGWGYQLGLGGIQSFRGLDTRLATTAGRLRRATATGSLNLPFSLTVQSRVENGTTETWTRRTFDGFQAVITSTQLVKPDYSVRWSWRPVRLRKVITMLNVNGRYLVSEQETTIPNETGGLADRSRTTARSQPLSGAITWAFLGGLTTNASLDRTHREDSRPGSLTNGDTRRVSFDVARRFKVPKRFTTRNATVRTSLSYQSEESQSIVQGSSSTNAAGEVVTIPPSVLTDNGRRAFNFNADTDLSELLTFSLTGSRVVNFDRNFNRQTSNLIFSAVLQLRFFAGDLK
- a CDS encoding type IV pilus twitching motility protein PilT — protein: MTAPAQTPVSLRTLLDEMIERDASDLHISAGDRPKLRVDGDIVNSSIEHVLTPRDTLQLAYSVLTENQKKRFEMEDELDFSFGIANLSRFRGNVFKQRGCVSMVIRCIPFHIKTFNDLNLPPVIAGFADRPRGLVLVTGPTGSGKSTTLAAMIDKINTERRGHIITVEDPIEFIHRHRNCIINQREVGADTKSFASALKYALREDPDVILIGEMRDLETIQAALTIAETGHLVFATLHTNSAAEAINRIIDVFPAHQQSQVRAQLAFTLEGIITQVLLPKISGRGRAMAAEILVMTPAMRALIRDDKVHQIYSLMQAGKKFGMQTMNDALYQLYVSRQVSADECQRASGDPNEFLRMIGKGPTDDNLSAPPPANRSGDRAVAGSLGRR
- a CDS encoding ATPase, T2SS/T4P/T4SS family produces the protein MAAPAAPLSGRATERLGDLLVKEGLLTREQLAKALQEQSNTPGQRIGLTVVKMGMVPETEVVRMLARQYRMPAVDLSRFEVDTRLLKLIPAELASKHTVLPLKRDGRQLTVAIADPTAMSVIDDLKFITRYDIVPVLAGEYSMRAAIEKHYEANEVHMQTLLQDIAAAEEDDVEVLEAQEDAQDASVLAAQVDEAPVVKLINAILVDAVHKGASDIHFECFEHELRVRYRIDGALAEVMKPPLKMRAALISRFKIMASLNIAERRVPQDGRIKLKVGKKVIDFRVSVLPTLFGEKVVLRILDKGNLTLDLEKFGIEPRAERELMEAISNPYGMVLVTGPTGSGKTTTLYSALSKINNGDTNIMTAEDPVEYNLFGINQVQVRTEIGMTFAAALKAFLRQDPNVIMVGEIRDLETGGIAIKAALTGHMVMSTLHTNSAPETITRLLDMGLEPFNVASALNLILAQRLVRRVCSKCKVKYEPDAAEFAGAKVKATTTMRELKFTDEALDNAKSRATPEAVPFLTNLSLDTTIGELPYFKGHGCDACGGTGLKGRQGLYEVMFLTQTLKKLVMQNADVQVLRNAAIDEGMLSLRMDGWLKVLKGVTTLDQVIRETAS